The Pocillopora verrucosa isolate sample1 chromosome 14, ASM3666991v2, whole genome shotgun sequence genome has a segment encoding these proteins:
- the LOC131768492 gene encoding neuronal acetylcholine receptor subunit alpha-5 isoform X1: MRINVKYLLSTFYVIIISGIILSVNKSEEYKLRMDILKYKEPMVRPVENYSEAVNVSFYMDVLNLTDLDNKRQMLATNVWILQRWQNPFLEWKKEDYGGIDQILVSPTEIWVPDIVLYNNGDKQVRKAGHTELFKNWVAVNSTGGCSWGSMANLESSCSVEVSSFPFDEQECSLTFASASYGSNMLEIHSIRPLGKQDKSEHLDEDGEWEFKRMYVHISRKISQRHEDARLEYPRITYTLKIKRRPLYYIMLMIIPCVLCTLLVLASFAIPPENGERIGFCSTVMLSISVYLLIMADMLPEKSDTLPVLGVYYTITMFEIALALIGTIIVLRIYHSASEPPNCFKTLHKKRKAKKLKKIRVGGKWMMTKLLRGNAVTNNSNPVGGDAEPNITQVPVDTEPQETEVKGDGNGIELTEDDNQKIWRSIAVTCDRIFFWLFSIIFIGSTAYVIANRGNFAVLFDKNI; this comes from the exons ATGCGGATCAATGTCAAGTATCTTTTAAGTACTTTTTATGTTATCATTATTTCAGGGATCATTCTTAGCGTAAACAAATCAGAAGAATACAAACTTCGCATGGACATTTTAAAGTATAAGGAACCCATGGTCCGTCCTGTTGAAAACTACTCTGAAGCCGTCAATGTTTCTTTCTATATGGACGTTTTAAACTTGACAGACCTG GATAATAAGCGCCAGATGCTTGCAACAAATGTCTGGATTTTACAG AGGTGGCAGAATCCGTTCCTCGAATGGAAGAAAGAAGATTATGGAGGTATTGATCAGATCCTCGTGAGCCCAACGGAAATATGGGTGCCAGACATTGTCCTTTACAACAA TGGCGATAAACAGGTTCGGAAAGCTGGTCACACTGAACTGTTCAAGAACTGGGTCGCAGTTAATAGCACTGGAGGGTGTAGTTGGGGATCCATGGCAAATCTTGAGAGTAGTTGCAGCGTGGAGGTCAGCTCGTTTCCTTTCGATGAGCAGGAGTGTTCTCTTACTTTTGCTTCAGCGAGTTATGGAAGTAATATGCTGGAAATTCATTCCATACGCCCTTTAG GAAAACAAGATAAGAGCGAACATCTCGATGAGGATGGGGAATGGGAGTTTAAACGCATGTACGTGCATATTTCGAGGAAGATATCTCAACGACATGAAGATGCAAGGCTGGAATACCCTCGTATCACATACACACTAAAGATCAAACGGAGGCCCCTTTATTATATCATGCTGATGATTATACCTTGCGTCCTTTGTACCCTGTTGGTTCTGGCCAGTTTCGCTATTCCTCCAGAAAATGGTGAACGGATTGGTTTTTGCTCCACCGTCATGCTTTCAATCAGTGTTTATCTCCTTATCATGGCTGATATGCTCCCAGAAAAGTCGGATACGTTGCCAGTTCTTGGTGTCTACTACACCATCACTATGTTTGAGATAGCCCTGGCATTGATTGGTACGATTATTGTTTTGAGGATCTACCATTCAGCAAGTGAACCACCCAACTGTTTTAAAACTCTGCATAAGAAGCGCAAAgccaagaaattaaagaaaataagagtTGGAGGAAAGTGGATGATGACAAAACTCCTCAGAGGCAATGCCGTAACAAACAATAGCAATCCAGTTGGAGGTGATGCAGAACCGAATATTACTCAGGTCCCAGTTGATACGGAGCCACAGGAGACAGAGGTAAAGGGCGACGGAAATGGCATTGAGCTCACAGAAGATGACAATCAAAAAATCTGGCGTTCAATTGCTGTTACTTGTGATCGCATTTTTTTCTGGCTCTTTTCGATCATTTTCATCGGGTCCACTGCATATGTGATAGCGAATCGTGGTAACTTTGCGGTTTTGTTTGATAAGAACatctaa
- the LOC131768492 gene encoding neuronal acetylcholine receptor subunit alpha-5 isoform X2 has translation MDILKYKEPMVRPVENYSEAVNVSFYMDVLNLTDLDNKRQMLATNVWILQRWQNPFLEWKKEDYGGIDQILVSPTEIWVPDIVLYNNGDKQVRKAGHTELFKNWVAVNSTGGCSWGSMANLESSCSVEVSSFPFDEQECSLTFASASYGSNMLEIHSIRPLGKQDKSEHLDEDGEWEFKRMYVHISRKISQRHEDARLEYPRITYTLKIKRRPLYYIMLMIIPCVLCTLLVLASFAIPPENGERIGFCSTVMLSISVYLLIMADMLPEKSDTLPVLGVYYTITMFEIALALIGTIIVLRIYHSASEPPNCFKTLHKKRKAKKLKKIRVGGKWMMTKLLRGNAVTNNSNPVGGDAEPNITQVPVDTEPQETEVKGDGNGIELTEDDNQKIWRSIAVTCDRIFFWLFSIIFIGSTAYVIANRGNFAVLFDKNI, from the exons ATGGACATTTTAAAGTATAAGGAACCCATGGTCCGTCCTGTTGAAAACTACTCTGAAGCCGTCAATGTTTCTTTCTATATGGACGTTTTAAACTTGACAGACCTG GATAATAAGCGCCAGATGCTTGCAACAAATGTCTGGATTTTACAG AGGTGGCAGAATCCGTTCCTCGAATGGAAGAAAGAAGATTATGGAGGTATTGATCAGATCCTCGTGAGCCCAACGGAAATATGGGTGCCAGACATTGTCCTTTACAACAA TGGCGATAAACAGGTTCGGAAAGCTGGTCACACTGAACTGTTCAAGAACTGGGTCGCAGTTAATAGCACTGGAGGGTGTAGTTGGGGATCCATGGCAAATCTTGAGAGTAGTTGCAGCGTGGAGGTCAGCTCGTTTCCTTTCGATGAGCAGGAGTGTTCTCTTACTTTTGCTTCAGCGAGTTATGGAAGTAATATGCTGGAAATTCATTCCATACGCCCTTTAG GAAAACAAGATAAGAGCGAACATCTCGATGAGGATGGGGAATGGGAGTTTAAACGCATGTACGTGCATATTTCGAGGAAGATATCTCAACGACATGAAGATGCAAGGCTGGAATACCCTCGTATCACATACACACTAAAGATCAAACGGAGGCCCCTTTATTATATCATGCTGATGATTATACCTTGCGTCCTTTGTACCCTGTTGGTTCTGGCCAGTTTCGCTATTCCTCCAGAAAATGGTGAACGGATTGGTTTTTGCTCCACCGTCATGCTTTCAATCAGTGTTTATCTCCTTATCATGGCTGATATGCTCCCAGAAAAGTCGGATACGTTGCCAGTTCTTGGTGTCTACTACACCATCACTATGTTTGAGATAGCCCTGGCATTGATTGGTACGATTATTGTTTTGAGGATCTACCATTCAGCAAGTGAACCACCCAACTGTTTTAAAACTCTGCATAAGAAGCGCAAAgccaagaaattaaagaaaataagagtTGGAGGAAAGTGGATGATGACAAAACTCCTCAGAGGCAATGCCGTAACAAACAATAGCAATCCAGTTGGAGGTGATGCAGAACCGAATATTACTCAGGTCCCAGTTGATACGGAGCCACAGGAGACAGAGGTAAAGGGCGACGGAAATGGCATTGAGCTCACAGAAGATGACAATCAAAAAATCTGGCGTTCAATTGCTGTTACTTGTGATCGCATTTTTTTCTGGCTCTTTTCGATCATTTTCATCGGGTCCACTGCATATGTGATAGCGAATCGTGGTAACTTTGCGGTTTTGTTTGATAAGAACatctaa
- the LOC131768492 gene encoding neuronal acetylcholine receptor subunit alpha-5 isoform X3, translated as MEERRLWSGDKQVRKAGHTELFKNWVAVNSTGGCSWGSMANLESSCSVEVSSFPFDEQECSLTFASASYGSNMLEIHSIRPLGKQDKSEHLDEDGEWEFKRMYVHISRKISQRHEDARLEYPRITYTLKIKRRPLYYIMLMIIPCVLCTLLVLASFAIPPENGERIGFCSTVMLSISVYLLIMADMLPEKSDTLPVLGVYYTITMFEIALALIGTIIVLRIYHSASEPPNCFKTLHKKRKAKKLKKIRVGGKWMMTKLLRGNAVTNNSNPVGGDAEPNITQVPVDTEPQETEVKGDGNGIELTEDDNQKIWRSIAVTCDRIFFWLFSIIFIGSTAYVIANRGNFAVLFDKNI; from the exons ATGGAAGAAAGAAGATTATGGAG TGGCGATAAACAGGTTCGGAAAGCTGGTCACACTGAACTGTTCAAGAACTGGGTCGCAGTTAATAGCACTGGAGGGTGTAGTTGGGGATCCATGGCAAATCTTGAGAGTAGTTGCAGCGTGGAGGTCAGCTCGTTTCCTTTCGATGAGCAGGAGTGTTCTCTTACTTTTGCTTCAGCGAGTTATGGAAGTAATATGCTGGAAATTCATTCCATACGCCCTTTAG GAAAACAAGATAAGAGCGAACATCTCGATGAGGATGGGGAATGGGAGTTTAAACGCATGTACGTGCATATTTCGAGGAAGATATCTCAACGACATGAAGATGCAAGGCTGGAATACCCTCGTATCACATACACACTAAAGATCAAACGGAGGCCCCTTTATTATATCATGCTGATGATTATACCTTGCGTCCTTTGTACCCTGTTGGTTCTGGCCAGTTTCGCTATTCCTCCAGAAAATGGTGAACGGATTGGTTTTTGCTCCACCGTCATGCTTTCAATCAGTGTTTATCTCCTTATCATGGCTGATATGCTCCCAGAAAAGTCGGATACGTTGCCAGTTCTTGGTGTCTACTACACCATCACTATGTTTGAGATAGCCCTGGCATTGATTGGTACGATTATTGTTTTGAGGATCTACCATTCAGCAAGTGAACCACCCAACTGTTTTAAAACTCTGCATAAGAAGCGCAAAgccaagaaattaaagaaaataagagtTGGAGGAAAGTGGATGATGACAAAACTCCTCAGAGGCAATGCCGTAACAAACAATAGCAATCCAGTTGGAGGTGATGCAGAACCGAATATTACTCAGGTCCCAGTTGATACGGAGCCACAGGAGACAGAGGTAAAGGGCGACGGAAATGGCATTGAGCTCACAGAAGATGACAATCAAAAAATCTGGCGTTCAATTGCTGTTACTTGTGATCGCATTTTTTTCTGGCTCTTTTCGATCATTTTCATCGGGTCCACTGCATATGTGATAGCGAATCGTGGTAACTTTGCGGTTTTGTTTGATAAGAACatctaa